One genomic segment of Hordeum vulgare subsp. vulgare chromosome 2H, MorexV3_pseudomolecules_assembly, whole genome shotgun sequence includes these proteins:
- the LOC123425862 gene encoding uncharacterized protein LOC123425862: MPCAAELVNGEGGAIKVGTTGTIGSLMTRELEAIKVTPQGAATPRLRRQSSPVSLPCGASPRKIILRKSSSSVSSSNNNSSNGRADRVSAEEACKTRRSSHRNKSSSPMLHSDGVLVDRSPNLEKAKKKGNVHGVEVVDVRCGNPMSSRLRKLGFSKLSETFA, from the coding sequence ATGCCGTGCGCTGCCGAGCTTGTCAACGGTGAGGGAGGCGCTATCAAAGTGGGCACAACCGGCACCATCGGCTCACTCATGACGAGAGAACTGGAGGCCATCAAAGTCACGCCGCAAGGAGCTGCCACCCCGCGCCTAAGACGCCAAAGCAGTCCGGTTTCGTTGCCATGTGGCGCTAGCCCCCGGAAGATCATCCTAAGGAAGAGCTCGTCCAGTGTttccagcagcaacaacaacagtagtaatgGCAGAGCTGACCGTGTGAGTGCTGAAGAAGCCTGCAAGACAAGGAGGAGCTCTCACCGGAACAAGTCCAGCTCCCCGATGCTGCACTCGGATGGTGTGCTGGTTGACAGGAGCCCCAACTTGGAAAAGGCCAAGAAGAAAGGAAATGTGCATGGCGTCGAGGTGGTGGATGTCAGGTGCGGTAATCCGATGAGCAGCCGTCTCAGGAAGCTGGGTTTCTCCAAGCTCTCAGAGACCTTTGCCTAG